The following proteins come from a genomic window of Aminivibrio pyruvatiphilus:
- a CDS encoding Glu/Leu/Phe/Val family dehydrogenase, whose amino-acid sequence MKNVWEEALFNLSKAAEAMDLEPEILERLSVPMRFTEFTIPVRMDNGARKLFLAFRSCHQDATGPTKDGTRVRPGLTPEEIKALSLFMSIKHGVAGIPAGGGKGGIRADPSALSEGEYERLIRGFIRRLNPKGAFTDIPGADIGTGKQAMAWMLDEYEQMTGMHCPAAINDKPAELGGSLGGFEATGWGVAACTGKAAEKMNLEPGRTPVVIQGFGQVGSVAAKKLSSMGFPVTAVSDIAGAVENPGGLDIGGLAAHVDRTGSVAGFPGGRNADKGRILEIPCGILIPAAVQDVITAENARRIQAKVIVEAANAPVSPEADDMLASAGIRVIPDVVANSGGAIVCDFERTQGLSNDYWSLDKVEERLNGRILTAYREAEDRAAERKVSMRRGAWINAMGKIRAAMLLRGWC is encoded by the coding sequence ATGAAAAATGTCTGGGAAGAAGCGCTGTTCAACCTGTCGAAAGCGGCGGAAGCCATGGACCTGGAACCCGAGATCCTGGAGCGGCTCTCCGTGCCCATGCGGTTCACCGAGTTCACCATTCCGGTGCGGATGGACAACGGGGCCCGGAAGCTCTTCCTGGCCTTCAGGTCGTGCCATCAGGACGCCACCGGGCCCACGAAGGACGGCACCAGGGTGCGCCCCGGCCTCACGCCGGAGGAGATCAAGGCATTATCCCTTTTTATGAGCATCAAGCATGGAGTGGCCGGCATTCCCGCCGGCGGGGGGAAGGGAGGTATCAGGGCGGATCCGTCCGCGCTGAGCGAGGGGGAGTACGAGCGGCTTATCCGGGGATTCATCCGGAGGCTGAACCCGAAGGGGGCCTTCACGGACATTCCCGGAGCGGATATCGGCACGGGAAAACAGGCCATGGCCTGGATGCTGGATGAATACGAACAGATGACGGGAATGCACTGCCCCGCGGCCATCAACGACAAACCCGCCGAACTGGGAGGTTCCCTGGGGGGCTTCGAGGCCACGGGATGGGGAGTGGCGGCCTGCACGGGAAAAGCTGCGGAGAAAATGAACCTTGAACCGGGACGGACGCCCGTGGTCATCCAGGGGTTCGGCCAGGTGGGCTCAGTGGCGGCGAAAAAGCTCTCATCCATGGGCTTCCCCGTCACGGCGGTCTCCGACATCGCCGGGGCGGTTGAAAACCCGGGGGGACTCGATATCGGCGGGCTGGCGGCCCATGTGGATCGTACCGGTTCCGTGGCGGGCTTCCCGGGGGGGAGGAACGCCGACAAAGGCAGGATTCTCGAAATTCCCTGCGGCATCCTGATACCGGCGGCGGTGCAGGACGTGATCACCGCGGAAAACGCCCGCCGGATACAGGCAAAGGTCATCGTGGAGGCGGCGAACGCCCCCGTATCCCCCGAGGCGGACGACATGCTTGCCTCCGCGGGAATCCGGGTGATCCCCGACGTGGTGGCCAACAGCGGCGGGGCCATCGTCTGCGACTTCGAGCGCACCCAGGGGCTGAGCAACGACTACTGGTCCCTGGACAAGGTGGAGGAACGGCTGAACGGCCGCATCCTCACCGCGTACCGGGAGGCGGAGGACCGGGCGGCGGAGCGGAAGGTCTCCATGCGCCGAGGCGCGTGGATCAACGCCATGGGGAAAATACGGGCCGCCATGCTTCTGCGCGGCTGGTGCTGA
- a CDS encoding M24 family metallopeptidase, which yields MYFEISEFHERLKKTKESMLRNKIEVLVVSDPANMNYLTGYDGWSFYVHQGLVVALDRDEPLWWGRGMDGNGAKLTTWLSPDSIRPYADDYVQNVFRHPMSFVADIIREHGWERKNLGVEADNYWFTGKCLRTLSEELPSMEITDATSLVNWVRVIKSPAEIRYMKQAARVCEHVMETAVNSITTGARESSAAANVYHACITGTDEFTGDHPAIFPIMPSNERTTCAHLGWDPERKYAPGDLVLLELCGVRFRYHCPLSRTVYIGTPPEKLRKVADTVLRGVEETLAFIRPGVTAEEVEARWRKAIEGSGVVKPSRLGYSIGANYVPDWGEHTLSLRPGDKTVLKPGMTIHLMPGIWEDDFGFENSEPFLVTDTGCEPFCSFPRKILTR from the coding sequence ATGTACTTCGAAATCTCCGAGTTTCACGAACGGCTGAAAAAAACGAAGGAGAGCATGCTCCGGAACAAGATAGAGGTTCTCGTGGTGAGCGACCCGGCGAACATGAACTACCTCACCGGGTACGACGGCTGGTCCTTCTACGTCCACCAGGGACTTGTCGTGGCCCTGGACCGGGACGAGCCCCTCTGGTGGGGCCGGGGAATGGACGGCAACGGTGCGAAGCTGACCACGTGGCTCAGCCCGGACAGCATCCGGCCCTACGCCGATGATTACGTGCAGAACGTCTTCAGGCACCCCATGAGCTTCGTGGCGGACATCATCCGTGAGCACGGGTGGGAGAGAAAGAACCTGGGGGTGGAGGCGGACAACTACTGGTTCACCGGCAAGTGCCTCCGGACCCTCTCGGAAGAGCTCCCCTCCATGGAAATCACTGACGCCACATCGCTGGTCAACTGGGTCCGGGTCATCAAGTCGCCGGCGGAGATCCGCTACATGAAGCAGGCGGCAAGGGTCTGCGAACATGTCATGGAGACCGCCGTGAACTCCATCACGACCGGCGCCCGGGAAAGCTCCGCCGCCGCCAACGTCTATCATGCCTGCATCACGGGAACGGATGAGTTTACGGGCGATCATCCCGCCATCTTCCCCATCATGCCCTCCAACGAACGGACCACCTGCGCCCATCTCGGGTGGGATCCCGAACGGAAGTACGCCCCGGGGGACCTGGTCCTTCTCGAGCTCTGCGGGGTCCGGTTCAGGTACCACTGCCCCCTCTCCCGGACGGTCTACATCGGCACGCCGCCGGAGAAGCTCCGCAAGGTGGCAGACACGGTGCTCAGGGGCGTGGAGGAGACCCTGGCCTTCATCCGGCCGGGAGTCACCGCCGAGGAGGTGGAGGCCCGGTGGCGGAAGGCCATCGAAGGGTCCGGCGTGGTCAAGCCGTCCCGGCTGGGGTATTCCATCGGCGCGAACTACGTTCCCGACTGGGGGGAGCACACCCTGAGCCTCCGCCCCGGGGACAAGACGGTGCTGAAGCCCGGAATGACCATCCACCTCATGCCGGGGATCTGGGAGGACGATTTCGGCTTCGAAAACAGCGAGCCCTTCCTCGTCACCGACACGGGATGCGAGCCCTTCTGCTCCTTCCCGAGAAAAATCCTCACCCGCTGA
- a CDS encoding M20 metallopeptidase family protein, which translates to MANLGHETLELAGELVALRREFHAHPEPGFGERWTAGRIAAFLRGLGLEVKEGVAGTGVTALIRGNGGGKALLLRADMDALPLEEQTGLPFASLNRGMMHACGHDAHMAVLLTAAKMLSRMKDRFSGTVRLVFQPNEEIAGARRMIDEGRLLSDPPVDGAMALHVWSGIPSGKISVQAGPVMAAMDEFRAVIRGKGGHTGAPHKAADPVLAAANFISAAQMIQTREIDVFSPTLVMFGSVHAGGQASNIIPEEVSLAGTVRYLYSGGPDSPERPLQRFERVLAGICAASGMDYSLEWIPSNPCLVNDPGMAALVRNAASAVVGDENLVPYTCTAGEDFAEFAREVPSVFFFVGTGDREKGTDYPQHHPKFDIDEEALPAAVEILVRSALAFLGA; encoded by the coding sequence ATGGCGAACCTGGGCCATGAAACGCTGGAACTCGCCGGGGAGCTCGTCGCCCTGAGGAGGGAATTCCACGCCCATCCGGAGCCCGGCTTCGGTGAGCGGTGGACCGCCGGGAGAATCGCGGCCTTCCTCCGGGGCCTGGGCCTGGAGGTAAAGGAAGGGGTGGCCGGGACAGGCGTGACGGCCCTTATCCGTGGAAACGGCGGAGGAAAGGCCCTTCTTCTCCGGGCCGACATGGACGCCCTGCCCCTGGAAGAACAGACCGGGCTGCCCTTCGCCTCACTGAACAGGGGGATGATGCACGCCTGCGGCCACGACGCCCACATGGCGGTCCTGCTGACGGCGGCGAAGATGCTCAGCCGCATGAAGGACCGCTTTTCCGGAACCGTCCGTCTCGTCTTCCAGCCCAACGAGGAGATCGCCGGGGCACGGAGGATGATCGACGAGGGGCGCCTCCTCTCCGACCCTCCGGTGGACGGCGCCATGGCCCTCCACGTCTGGAGCGGCATCCCGTCGGGAAAGATCTCGGTCCAGGCCGGCCCCGTCATGGCGGCCATGGACGAGTTCCGGGCAGTCATCCGGGGGAAGGGGGGACACACGGGCGCCCCCCACAAGGCGGCGGACCCAGTCCTGGCGGCGGCGAACTTCATATCAGCAGCCCAGATGATCCAGACCAGGGAGATCGACGTCTTCTCCCCCACCCTCGTCATGTTCGGTTCGGTCCACGCCGGGGGACAGGCCTCCAACATCATTCCGGAGGAGGTTTCCCTGGCGGGAACGGTGCGCTATCTCTATTCCGGGGGGCCGGACAGTCCCGAGCGGCCCCTTCAGCGGTTCGAGCGGGTGCTCGCCGGAATATGCGCCGCGTCGGGGATGGATTATTCCCTGGAATGGATTCCCAGCAACCCCTGCCTGGTGAACGACCCCGGAATGGCGGCCCTGGTGAGGAACGCCGCTTCCGCGGTGGTGGGGGATGAAAACCTTGTTCCCTACACCTGCACCGCCGGGGAGGATTTCGCCGAGTTCGCCCGGGAAGTTCCCTCGGTCTTCTTCTTCGTGGGAACGGGCGACCGGGAGAAGGGAACCGACTACCCCCAGCACCACCCGAAATTCGACATCGACGAAGAGGCCCTTCCCGCGGCTGTGGAGATCCTGGTGCGCTCCGCCCTGGCTTTCCTGGGGGCGTGA
- a CDS encoding RidA family protein, translating to MRKRPVHPASSPVPAGAYTPGLVAGGFVFVSGQTAEKPGSSDLVEGDVKVQTRQVLENIRGILEAAGCSLDDVVKVTAHLADAEDFDGYNEIYRQFFSVPFPVRTTVQSVIPGGSLVEIDVIALLPERPDR from the coding sequence ATGAGAAAACGCCCCGTTCACCCTGCGTCTTCCCCCGTTCCGGCGGGGGCCTACACACCGGGACTGGTCGCCGGCGGCTTCGTCTTCGTGAGCGGCCAGACGGCGGAAAAGCCGGGAAGCAGCGACCTGGTCGAGGGGGACGTGAAGGTCCAGACCCGGCAGGTCCTGGAGAACATCCGGGGTATCCTCGAGGCCGCCGGATGCTCTCTGGACGACGTGGTGAAGGTGACGGCCCACCTGGCCGACGCGGAGGACTTCGACGGATACAATGAAATCTACCGGCAGTTCTTTTCCGTTCCCTTCCCGGTGAGAACCACCGTCCAGAGCGTCATTCCGGGCGGGTCCCTCGTGGAGATCGACGTGATCGCCCTTCTCCCCGAAAGGCCGGACCGGTAA
- a CDS encoding threonine/serine dehydratase: MGIPGEGHGGLPEARHVWEARKRIAPYVLRTPLVFSPHLSGLLGAEIFLKLENLQEVGAFKIRGAANRILSLSDDERKRGVTTYSTGNHAQAVACMARRLGIQASVFVSDRVPEAKLEAIRRWGADVLIAGTSQDDAEEYCRELARRDGMTVVDPFDDPFVIAGQGTIGLEILEDLPAVDTVVVPTSGGGLISGIALAVKANIPGARVTGVSMEKGAVMYESLKAGKPVVLEESDTLADSLLGGIGLENRYTFPLVRRLVDGIALVPEKDIAGGMAFLLRKHKIAVEGAAATGPGALLSGIVPPGARTAVVITGCNVSADSFLETVNAVRDF, translated from the coding sequence ATGGGAATTCCCGGGGAAGGCCATGGAGGCCTGCCGGAGGCCCGGCACGTCTGGGAGGCCCGGAAGCGAATCGCTCCCTATGTTCTCCGGACCCCCCTCGTCTTTTCGCCGCACCTCTCCGGACTTCTCGGCGCGGAAATTTTCCTGAAGCTGGAGAACCTCCAGGAAGTCGGCGCCTTCAAGATCCGCGGGGCGGCCAACAGGATACTGAGCCTCTCCGACGATGAGAGAAAGCGGGGGGTAACCACCTATTCCACGGGAAACCATGCCCAGGCGGTGGCCTGCATGGCCCGCAGGCTGGGAATACAGGCTTCCGTCTTCGTCTCCGACAGGGTTCCGGAGGCAAAGCTGGAGGCGATCCGCCGGTGGGGAGCGGACGTCCTCATAGCCGGCACGAGCCAGGACGACGCGGAAGAATACTGCAGGGAACTGGCCCGGAGGGACGGGATGACCGTGGTGGATCCCTTCGACGATCCCTTCGTCATCGCCGGGCAGGGAACTATCGGCCTGGAAATCCTCGAGGACCTTCCCGCCGTGGATACCGTGGTGGTCCCCACGTCGGGAGGCGGCCTCATCTCCGGCATCGCCCTCGCCGTGAAGGCGAACATCCCGGGGGCCAGGGTCACGGGAGTCTCCATGGAGAAGGGGGCGGTGATGTACGAAAGCCTCAAGGCCGGAAAACCCGTGGTCCTCGAGGAATCGGACACCCTTGCGGACAGCCTGCTCGGCGGGATCGGTCTCGAAAACCGCTACACTTTCCCCCTCGTCAGGCGGCTGGTGGACGGTATCGCTCTCGTCCCTGAAAAAGACATCGCCGGGGGTATGGCCTTTCTGCTAAGAAAGCATAAAATAGCTGTGGAGGGGGCGGCTGCCACGGGCCCGGGAGCCCTGCTCTCCGGAATCGTTCCTCCCGGCGCCAGAACAGCGGTGGTCATCACAGGCTGCAACGTCAGTGCGGATTCGTTCCTGGAAACGGTGAACGCCGTCCGGGACTTCTAA
- the panB gene encoding 3-methyl-2-oxobutanoate hydroxymethyltransferase produces MAKKKGRLDFVNMKKNGEQVTWVTAYDFPMASFAEAAGMDMILVGDSLGMITLGYQGTIPVTMEDCISHCKAVRRGAPNTFVMGDMPFGSYQVSDQQAVENAVRFFKEADVDAIKLEGGVRVESRIKAMADAGMLVCGHIGLTPQSSGPLGGFKAQGLDPASARYVIEDALAVERAGAYALLVEAVPPELTQFLAKKLTIPVYSIGAGAPCDGQLLICGDMIGMFQAFTPKFVKVYANVAEVITNAFKEYVEDVRTGKFPGDEHCYHVRKGMEEEYAAMLKEYE; encoded by the coding sequence ATGGCAAAGAAGAAAGGGCGCCTCGATTTTGTGAACATGAAGAAGAACGGAGAACAGGTCACGTGGGTCACGGCCTACGATTTCCCCATGGCGAGCTTCGCCGAGGCCGCGGGGATGGACATGATCCTCGTGGGTGACTCCCTGGGCATGATCACCCTGGGGTACCAGGGAACCATCCCCGTGACCATGGAGGACTGCATCAGCCACTGCAAGGCCGTGCGCCGGGGCGCGCCGAACACCTTCGTCATGGGCGACATGCCCTTCGGGTCCTACCAGGTCTCCGACCAGCAGGCGGTGGAGAACGCCGTGCGCTTCTTCAAGGAGGCGGACGTGGACGCCATCAAGCTCGAGGGCGGCGTGCGGGTGGAGTCCCGGATCAAGGCCATGGCGGACGCGGGAATGCTGGTGTGCGGCCACATAGGCCTCACCCCCCAGAGCTCCGGTCCCCTCGGAGGATTCAAGGCCCAGGGGCTGGACCCCGCATCGGCCCGGTACGTCATCGAGGACGCCCTTGCGGTGGAGCGGGCGGGGGCCTATGCCCTGCTCGTGGAGGCGGTGCCGCCCGAGCTCACCCAGTTCCTGGCGAAGAAGCTGACCATTCCCGTGTACTCCATCGGCGCCGGCGCCCCCTGTGACGGTCAGCTTCTGATCTGCGGCGACATGATCGGCATGTTCCAGGCCTTCACGCCGAAATTCGTCAAGGTGTACGCCAACGTGGCGGAAGTCATCACCAACGCCTTCAAGGAGTACGTGGAGGACGTGCGGACGGGCAAGTTCCCCGGAGACGAGCACTGCTACCACGTGAGGAAGGGCATGGAGGAGGAGTACGCCGCCATGCTGAAGGAATACGAGTAG
- a CDS encoding pyridoxal phosphate-dependent aminotransferase → MKFAERYAGLQPSGMLKIFQAAAADPDMVNLGEGEPDFDTEHDIIDAAAKAAKEGYTHYGPIMGFEDVRRSVCGYWDRRYGLKSSPDEVMIMAGGVQSVHLALQALLDPGDEVITAEPCFTPYFEQIYQHRGTAVHLPTTEEAGFVPTAEALERAVTPKSKVLMICSPSNPTGRVMTRRQMEDIAAVAERHDLTVLSDEIYDSLVYKGRHVPFATIPGMKERTLTMGGLSKSHCMTGWRIGYAIGPAPLVRLMALIGANQTYGVNVPTQMASKYALDNHDRKLEERAGIFRQRLGYVAERLNAMPGVRCSEPEGAFYLFPDIRGTGLTSEEFAWRLLEKGKVATLPGSAFGACGEGYVRLACTRSLEVLAEGMDRMEAFVKSLKG, encoded by the coding sequence ATGAAGTTCGCCGAACGGTACGCGGGACTGCAGCCCTCCGGCATGCTGAAGATCTTCCAGGCCGCCGCGGCCGACCCCGACATGGTCAACCTGGGAGAGGGAGAGCCGGATTTCGACACGGAGCACGACATCATCGACGCCGCCGCGAAGGCGGCGAAGGAAGGATACACCCACTACGGCCCCATCATGGGGTTCGAGGACGTCCGCCGGTCTGTGTGCGGCTACTGGGACAGGCGGTACGGCCTCAAATCATCCCCCGACGAGGTGATGATCATGGCGGGAGGAGTCCAGTCGGTCCACCTGGCCCTCCAGGCCCTCCTCGACCCGGGCGACGAGGTGATCACGGCGGAGCCGTGCTTCACTCCCTATTTCGAGCAGATTTACCAGCACAGGGGAACGGCGGTCCACCTTCCGACGACGGAGGAGGCCGGCTTCGTCCCCACGGCGGAGGCCCTGGAACGGGCGGTCACGCCGAAGTCGAAGGTGCTCATGATCTGCTCCCCCAGCAACCCCACCGGAAGGGTCATGACCCGGCGGCAGATGGAGGACATCGCCGCCGTGGCGGAACGGCACGACCTCACGGTGCTCTCGGACGAAATCTACGACTCCCTGGTCTACAAGGGACGGCACGTGCCCTTCGCCACCATCCCCGGCATGAAGGAGAGGACCCTGACCATGGGAGGGCTCTCCAAGAGCCACTGCATGACGGGCTGGCGCATCGGCTACGCCATCGGCCCGGCACCCCTGGTCCGGCTCATGGCCCTTATCGGCGCGAACCAGACCTACGGGGTCAACGTCCCGACCCAGATGGCCTCGAAGTACGCCCTGGACAACCATGACCGAAAGCTCGAGGAGCGGGCCGGGATCTTCCGGCAGAGGCTCGGCTACGTGGCGGAACGGCTCAACGCCATGCCCGGCGTCCGGTGCTCCGAGCCCGAAGGGGCCTTCTACCTCTTCCCGGACATCCGGGGCACGGGGCTTACCAGCGAGGAATTCGCCTGGAGGCTCCTGGAGAAGGGAAAGGTGGCCACCCTTCCGGGATCGGCCTTCGGCGCCTGCGGCGAGGGTTACGTCCGCCTGGCCTGCACCCGGTCCCTCGAGGTGCTTGCCGAAGGCATGGACCGCATGGAGGCCTTCGTGAAGTCTCTGAAGGGATAG
- the iadA gene encoding beta-aspartyl-peptidase has product MLLIRNADLYDPEHKGLCDILMAAGRILSVYPAGTADPAALSGLSADFRTVDAGGNLTMPGILDRHVHFNGAGGEGGPANRTPPLQLSSFVRAGVTSAVGMLGTDGTCRALEELLMKARGLEEEGISTWILTGSYGLPSPTLTGSVARDLCLIDKVIGLKLAVSDHRSSHPSVEEIRRAASNVRVGGILSGKAGCLCVHMGSEASGLTPLLDAMEGTDIPITQFAPTHISRCEALVEQSAAFGLRGGYLDITAAPGKNPLFGLATAAVVATLLERGVPAGNITLSSDGNGSMPSFNEKGEMTGLKVGPLESVLESVAEMLREGEISRETVISLVTSNPADHLKLARKGRVRPGCDGDVLVLDGNFRPLFLAAKGRLLMEEGEVTVRGTFE; this is encoded by the coding sequence ATGCTTCTGATTCGGAACGCCGACCTGTATGACCCTGAACACAAGGGGCTGTGCGACATTCTTATGGCCGCCGGCCGCATTTTGTCCGTATACCCCGCCGGAACGGCGGACCCGGCGGCCCTGTCAGGCCTCTCCGCCGATTTTAGGACGGTAGACGCCGGGGGAAACCTCACCATGCCGGGTATTCTCGACAGGCACGTCCACTTCAACGGTGCCGGAGGCGAAGGGGGACCGGCCAACAGGACCCCGCCCCTCCAGCTTTCCTCCTTCGTCCGGGCGGGGGTCACCTCCGCCGTAGGGATGCTGGGGACCGACGGCACCTGCCGCGCCCTGGAGGAACTCCTCATGAAGGCCAGGGGACTCGAGGAGGAGGGCATTTCCACGTGGATCCTCACGGGGAGTTACGGCCTTCCCTCGCCGACCCTCACGGGCTCCGTGGCGAGGGACCTTTGCCTCATCGACAAGGTGATCGGCCTCAAGCTGGCCGTGTCGGACCATCGGAGTTCCCACCCCTCTGTGGAGGAGATCCGGCGGGCCGCCTCCAACGTCCGGGTGGGGGGCATCCTCTCCGGCAAGGCGGGCTGCCTCTGCGTCCACATGGGGAGCGAGGCCTCGGGGCTGACGCCTCTTCTCGACGCCATGGAGGGAACGGACATCCCCATCACCCAGTTCGCTCCCACCCATATTTCCAGGTGCGAGGCCCTGGTGGAGCAGTCCGCGGCCTTCGGGCTCCGGGGCGGGTACCTGGACATCACCGCCGCCCCGGGGAAAAACCCCCTGTTCGGCCTCGCCACGGCAGCGGTGGTGGCCACCCTCCTGGAGAGGGGCGTTCCGGCGGGGAACATCACCCTGAGCTCCGACGGCAACGGGTCCATGCCCTCCTTCAACGAAAAGGGGGAGATGACGGGCCTGAAGGTGGGCCCCCTGGAATCGGTTCTCGAATCGGTGGCGGAGATGCTCCGGGAAGGTGAGATATCCAGGGAGACGGTGATCTCCCTTGTGACGTCGAATCCGGCGGACCACCTGAAGCTGGCCCGGAAGGGAAGGGTCCGTCCGGGGTGCGACGGGGACGTGCTGGTCCTCGACGGAAACTTCAGGCCCCTGTTCCTGGCCGCGAAGGGGCGGCTCCTTATGGAGGAGGGCGAAGTCACCGTCCGGGGGACCTTCGAGTAA
- the nhaC gene encoding Na+/H+ antiporter NhaC: MPEERKHRDISLGGAVLIFGIILSIIVVGRLILGFDVALLLMFIGMFTTAVYVFHYRFTWEELFDKGVVPMIARASGAIMILLTVGPLIAAWMLSGTIPYLIYTGLQLLSPKSFLMAAFVICALSSTMTGTSWGTAATFGVAFMGIAQGLGVPLAAAAGAVVAGAYFGDKLSPVSDTTVLAAAVAEVEVVDHIRSMLWTTIPAFLVSLAVYGYVGSNASGEIDLTSVNEILGGISKTFKMTPLVLVPPLAVLVLAYRRYPTLPVLWIAIVLAVPLAMMQGYDLTTIVKSMASGPKIVTEVASLDKLLSRGGLAFMSGSVVVVFFAYIFAGQLEYTGTFRKICSSLKESFIGNSKGRFVVSASVTGILTGLGTGNSYLSEIVPGTMYKDLADDMNISRRVLSRTLEDSGTVVVPLIPWSAAGIYMSTVLGVSVFEYVPWAILCYLGFLTAWFYGFTGIAIWPSDKKKTA, encoded by the coding sequence GTGCCTGAAGAACGGAAACACAGGGATATTTCTCTCGGCGGAGCAGTTCTTATCTTCGGAATCATTCTCTCGATCATCGTCGTCGGACGGCTGATACTGGGCTTTGACGTGGCCCTGCTCCTGATGTTCATCGGCATGTTCACCACGGCCGTGTACGTGTTCCACTACAGGTTTACGTGGGAGGAGCTTTTCGACAAGGGCGTCGTTCCCATGATCGCCCGGGCGTCCGGCGCCATCATGATCCTGCTCACGGTGGGCCCCCTCATCGCAGCATGGATGCTGTCGGGGACCATTCCCTACCTGATTTATACCGGCCTTCAGCTTCTCAGCCCGAAATCCTTCCTCATGGCTGCCTTCGTGATCTGCGCCCTGTCGTCCACCATGACGGGAACATCCTGGGGAACCGCCGCCACCTTCGGCGTGGCCTTCATGGGCATCGCCCAGGGCCTCGGCGTGCCCCTGGCTGCCGCTGCGGGAGCGGTGGTGGCCGGAGCCTATTTCGGCGACAAGCTCAGCCCCGTGTCGGACACCACGGTCCTTGCGGCTGCGGTGGCCGAGGTTGAGGTGGTGGACCACATCCGCTCCATGCTCTGGACCACCATCCCGGCATTCCTCGTGAGCCTCGCGGTGTACGGCTACGTGGGGTCGAACGCCTCCGGCGAGATCGACCTTACGTCCGTCAATGAAATTCTCGGCGGCATTTCCAAGACCTTCAAAATGACCCCCCTCGTGCTGGTTCCGCCCCTGGCGGTGCTGGTGCTGGCCTACCGGCGCTATCCCACCCTTCCTGTGCTGTGGATCGCCATCGTCCTCGCCGTGCCCCTTGCCATGATGCAGGGCTATGATCTCACCACCATCGTGAAGTCCATGGCCTCCGGTCCGAAGATCGTCACCGAGGTGGCGAGCCTGGACAAGCTCCTGAGCAGAGGCGGTCTGGCCTTCATGTCAGGTTCGGTGGTGGTGGTCTTCTTCGCCTACATCTTCGCCGGGCAGCTTGAGTACACGGGCACTTTCCGGAAGATCTGCTCCTCCCTGAAGGAGAGCTTCATCGGCAACAGCAAGGGACGGTTTGTCGTGTCCGCGTCCGTCACGGGCATTCTCACCGGCCTCGGCACGGGAAATTCCTACCTGAGCGAGATCGTCCCGGGCACCATGTACAAGGATCTTGCCGACGACATGAACATCTCCCGCAGGGTGCTCTCGAGGACCCTCGAGGACTCCGGCACCGTGGTGGTGCCCCTCATTCCGTGGTCGGCGGCGGGCATCTACATGTCCACCGTTCTCGGGGTGTCCGTCTTCGAGTACGTGCCCTGGGCCATTCTGTGCTACCTCGGCTTCCTGACGGCCTGGTTCTACGGCTTCACCGGCATCGCCATCTGGCCGTCGGACAAAAAGAAAACCGCCTGA
- a CDS encoding GntR family transcriptional regulator — translation MESLSATDKAGREIVRLIAAHRFSPGERLLETALARELGMSRTPVREALGQLASTGFLVKSEGSRGYQIPLLTPKDIEDVFFMRGILESKAAMLCARSASKETVLELRRINAREEETFRANLKGEYAELNEDFHMLLADSSDNPYMKMYIRQLYWRSNLYVLFFMSFYCLESDYDTKRLSYLEHRKIVDAVEGGDPGAAEAAMRDHILSSYNHLLFPKKPLEGMS, via the coding sequence ATGGAATCTCTTTCAGCTACCGACAAGGCCGGCAGGGAGATCGTCCGTCTTATTGCAGCCCACCGCTTCTCCCCAGGCGAGCGTCTTCTCGAGACGGCCCTCGCCAGGGAACTCGGCATGAGCAGGACCCCCGTGCGGGAGGCCCTGGGGCAGCTCGCGTCCACAGGGTTTCTCGTCAAGTCCGAGGGATCGAGGGGATACCAGATTCCCCTCCTCACGCCCAAGGACATCGAGGACGTCTTCTTCATGCGGGGAATCCTGGAAAGCAAGGCCGCCATGCTCTGCGCCCGCTCAGCTTCGAAAGAAACGGTCCTGGAGCTCCGGAGGATCAACGCCCGGGAAGAGGAGACCTTCAGGGCCAACCTGAAGGGGGAATATGCGGAGCTGAACGAAGACTTCCACATGCTCCTGGCTGATTCGTCGGACAATCCCTACATGAAGATGTATATCCGGCAGCTCTACTGGAGGTCGAACCTGTACGTCCTGTTTTTCATGAGTTTTTACTGCCTGGAGTCGGACTACGACACGAAGCGCCTGAGCTACCTGGAGCACAGGAAGATAGTGGACGCCGTGGAAGGGGGGGACCCCGGCGCCGCCGAGGCCGCCATGAGGGACCACATCCTCAGCAGCTACAACCACCTGCTGTTCCCGAAGAAACCCCTCGAAGGAATGTCCTGA